From Brucella pseudogrignonensis:
TAAGTCGGTATCATGTCCAGCATGTGTCTGTGTTTTTGAAGCTTCGCTCAGTTTCCCAAAATCATTTATGACGGAATAAAGCAAAATGAGACCGGCGAAAAAGAGATAAAACGAAAGACACATATAAAGATAAGCAAATAATGTAAAAGCGATCGCGACAGGTATCGTCAATACTTCAGGTCGTATTATGGCGATAGTGTCCCAATCAGTTGCGTAATTGGCGCCCCCATTCATTAGGGGTACCAAACAAACGCCGATCCACTGAAACACACCAGCAAATAGCAGGCAAATTAGGAATACCGCCCAAAAAGAACCTGATGAGGTGTCTATAATTTGCCACCAAGCACAATTGCTGTCCTCGTGTGCGTCATCGAGAAGCCGCCTTCGTTCTTCGTTCTTCCACGTATGTATGAGCTCAAATACGAAGGCCAGGAATAGCGGGAGGAACACCATGAACACCAGTGTCCAGTTCGCCGTCCAAAGGAAGCCCACCTGCTTGATGACGCCATCGGACCGGGTGAATTTAACGTTGTGAATGCCGATGATGTACGAGAGGAACCCAAGAGCGGACATTCCAGCAAAAACCAAAGCAGCCAAATTGAGAGGAGACCCCTCGCTAAAAAGCCTCTCCGTTCGTCTTGCAAGTGTTGATCGCTGAATTTGGTTATCGCCTTTGATCGGCGTTTTTACTAGAGCGGGGGCGATTTCGGCGACGTCTTGGGTAAACTCGGTCGCTGTAATGACATCCGCTTTTTTCAGCTCACGCCTTCTGGCAACCAAACGCGATTGAGCAGCGCTGAGCTCAATAACCCATGCACTTGTTGCAGACTTATCACCGCAACTTAAAACCCTCGCCAGCAATCCGATATTGGTAGTGCTAATTCCCTTTTCATTTTCCTGAAACCAGATCTGTACCGTTCGAAGATCAACGCCCATTCGCTTGGGATCGACAAGGGTAATTGCCTCGGCAAGAAGTTCGGGCGACCATGGACCTGCTGGAAAATCGTCCGCGCCCAGCCGGCGACCAGCACCTGACGCGACGATACGTTTGAATAATTCTTTTAAATCACT
This genomic window contains:
- a CDS encoding RcgA family putative transporter, translating into MIKNGKFFLAPPNDGSDLKELFKRIVASGAGRRLGADDFPAGPWSPELLAEAITLVDPKRMGVDLRTVQIWFQENEKGISTTNIGLLARVLSCGDKSATSAWVIELSAAQSRLVARRRELKKADVITATEFTQDVAEIAPALVKTPIKGDNQIQRSTLARRTERLFSEGSPLNLAALVFAGMSALGFLSYIIGIHNVKFTRSDGVIKQVGFLWTANWTLVFMVFLPLFLAFVFELIHTWKNEERRRLLDDAHEDSNCAWWQIIDTSSGSFWAVFLICLLFAGVFQWIGVCLVPLMNGGANYATDWDTIAIIRPEVLTIPVAIAFTLFAYLYMCLSFYLFFAGLILLYSVINDFGKLSEASKTQTHAGHDTDLNKAAFWVMRWVFRCSVLGILIATVMKLQSSYLASNGTSVVAWVINDLMSGFSERADVRSRISYRMPTHFSSLLIVLSTCFVYFYGLIRVRAGGQYQVPLLKMTAVVMLLLVSYLSVDAFTGFSVLMFSGLLIAIYGLFDPAFGPRRMCEGRNQSVS